From the genome of Nasonia vitripennis strain AsymCx chromosome 1, Nvit_psr_1.1, whole genome shotgun sequence, one region includes:
- the LOC100120317 gene encoding serine/threonine-protein kinase SIK3 isoform X3 — protein MASASSTAGNQQQQQFPVNKLIRVGYYELEKTIGKGNFAVVKMATHVVTKSKVAIKIIDKTKLNEENLAKIFREVHIMKRLRHPHIIRLYQVMETEKMIYLVTEYAPGGEIFDHLVRNGRMVEPEARRIFRQIVQAVRYLHQQRVVHRDLKAENLLLDADNNIKLADFGFSNEFKPGVPLSTWCGSPPYAAPEIFEGRQYDGPRADVWSLGVVLYVLVCGVLPFDGPTMQSLRSVVISGKFRIPFFMSAECEWLIRHMLVVEPERRLSISQILSHQWMFGEGSQPTEAESESISLNGDSLVPQQLNQLVIESMLKLPGLDIDTLLQAVQGNAFNHVSAIYNLLCDQLENAVTSVPSIQNVPGGYVPDDAHQLEKFGETEGVEMEERSGLQLPIGTPYHATRRHTVGPGDTAHQPANAAYPCGYPMGYAPLHLLPNLQLNADPQLLPHTNLALNLPLVQNQPPQNFQIKDQHLLKPPSAMGATSSFGRRASDGGANLHVFYQQQHGSNSGEEGSWSQPGSREHLQPPGSPALSPCSPSLSSGTNGGDSSAGSSSSSGSDRRRRSGLTTVMQRPAGPRDSYKEPSVHVTNAERYSPVRRASEGSGPQGPNIQALQQEYQQLQKLASPLHSPASIPGSPVHERGIAAITQGLSGLSTAPVQGSIVHGTPTQQSATPLDLSPLRHHRSPATTPVSYSPSNSPALDMIQEEHPVDVLRIPLYFTQVPPPPQISVTDVLGGQVTLVGCSPSPSPSPDSLEDILPHYSPLPSFIISEPCDPLRPSITRGIGRPLSGTPVPTEVEVTLSDESSRLNSEAILGRVKQIIDARAPPKGFIFSRQEMDGSGLSLEYPGGVQIELRVCESEEKESKGIKMRRISGDQLQYSQLCQQLISCITV, from the exons ATGGCATCCGCGAGCTCGACAGCGGGgaatcagcagcagcagcagttcccCGTTAACAAGCTCATCCGCGTCGGCTACTATGAGCTCGAGAAGACGATCGGCAAGGGCAACTTCGCCGTCGTCAAGATGGCCACCCACGTCGTCACGAAATCCAAG GTGGCcattaaaattattgacaaGACCAAGCTGAATGAGGAGAACCtagcaaaaatatttcggGAAGTGCACATAATGAAGAGACTGAGGCATCCACATATAATTAGACTATATCAAGTGATGGAGACAGAAAAAATGATATACTTAGTGACTGAGTACGCACCTGGTGGTGAAATATTTGATCACTTAGTTAGGAATGGTAGGATGGTAGAGCCAGAGGCAAGAAGAATCTTTCGTCAAATTGTTCAAGCAGTTCGTTACCTTCATCAACAAAGAGTTGTTCATCGAGATCTTAAG GCTGAAAATCTGTTGCTGGATGCAGACAACAATATTAAATTAGCAGATTTTGGATTCAGCAATGAATTTAAGCCAGGTGTACCTTTGAGCACTTGGTGCGGTTCACCACCCTATGCAGCACCAGAAATCTTCGAAGGGAGACAATATGATGGTCCTAGAGCAGATGTTTGG AGCCTGGGAGTTGTACTATATGTATTAGTTTGTGGAGTTTTACCATTTGATGGACCCACTATGCAATCACTCAGATCTGTAGTGATTTCAGGGAAATTTAGGATACCTTTCTTCATGTCTGCAG AGTGCGAGTGGTTGATAAGGCATATGCTGGTGGTAGAGCCGGAACGACGTCTCAGCATCTCACAGATCCTGTCGCATCAGTGGATGTTCGGTGAAGGCAGCCAGCCCACGGAAGCCGAGTCCGAGAGCATCAGTCTCAACGGCGATTCGCTAGTACCGCAACAGCTAAACCAGCTCGTGATCGAGAGCATGCTTAAACTGCCAGGCCTCGACATCGACACGCTGCTGCAAGCTGTCCAGGGCAACGCCTTCAATCACGTCTCGGCAATTTACAATTTGCTCTGCGATCAATTGGAGAACGCGGTGACGAGCGTGCCCAGCATACAGAACGTGCCTGGCGGCTACGTGCCCGACGACGCTCATCAGCTCGAGAAG TTCGGAGAAACGGAAGGCGTCGAAATGGAGGAACGCAGTGGCCTTCAACTACCCATCGGTACGCCTTACCACGCAACGCGTCGGCACACGGTGGGCCCAGGTGATACGGCTCATCAGCCGGCCAATGCAGCCTATCCCTGTGGATACCCGATGGGCTACGCACCACTGCATCTCCTACCAAATCTCCAGTTGAACGCGGATCCGCAACTCCTGCCGCACACGAATCTTGCGCTCAACTTACCTCTGGTGCAAAACCAGCCGCCACAAAATTTCCAAATCAAGGACCAGCATCTGCTCAAGCCACCCTCCGCTATGGGCGCAA CAAGCAGTTTTGGGAGAAGAGCTTCGGATGGTGGAGCGAATTTGCATGTTTTCTATCAGCAACAGCACGGTAGCAATAGTGGAGAAGAGGGCAGCTGGAGTCAGCCTGGTAGCAGAGAACATTTGCAACCT CCTGGAAGTCCTGCACTCTCGCCTTGCTCGCCATCGCTGAGTAGTGGTACGAACGGAGGCGACAGCAGCGCAGGTAGCTCGTCGAGCAGTGGCAGTGACAGACGTCGACGTTCCGGCCTCACAACAGTGATGCAGCGTCCAG CCGGTCCCAGGGATTCGTACAAGGAGCCAAGTGTCCACGTGACTAACGCCGAGCGATACTCGCCGGTACGTCGTGCCTCCGAGGGTTCGGGACCACAGGGTCCGAATATTCAGGCCCTTCAGCAAGAGTACCAGCAGCTTCAAAAACTTGCCTCGCCGCTGCATAGTCCTGCGAGCATTCCTGGATCGCCTGTTCACGAGAGGGGTATTGCCGCTATTACACAAG GTTTGAGTGGATTATCGACGGCGCCAGTACAGGGTAGTATAGTCCACGGTACCCCAACGCAGCAATCTGCCACACCTCTAGATTTGAGTCCGCTAAGGCATCACCGCTCGCCGGCTACCACGCCGGTCAGCTACTCTCCTAGTAATAGTCCTGCCTTAGATATGATTCAAGAGGAGCATCCCGTCGATGTATTAAGG ATCCCTTTATATTTCACTCAGGTACCCCCGCCACCGCAGATTTCGGTGACGGACGTTCTAGGCGGCCAGGTGACGTTGGTAGGCTGCTCTCCATCGCCTTCGCCGTCGCCGGATTCCCTCGAAGATATCTTGCCGCACTACAGTCCTCTTCCATCTTTCATCATCTCCGAGCCTTGTGACCCGTTGAGGCCGAGCATAACTCGAGGAATTGGTCGACCACTCAGCGGTACGCCAGTTCCAACCGAAGTCGAGGTTACGTTGTCCGACGAGTCAAGTCGGCTTAACTCCGAGGCGATTCTTGGTCGGGTCAAACAGATCATCGACGCGCGTGCACCGCCTAAAGGCTTCATCTTTTCACGACAGGAGATGGACGGGAGCGGGTTGAGTCTGGAGTACCCTGGTGGCGTACAGATTGAACTGAGGGTTTGCGAGAGCGAGGAGAAGGAGTCCAAGGGCATCAAGATGCGCAGGATCAGTGGGGACCAACTGCAGTACAGTCAGCTGTGTCAACAGCTCATTTCCTGCATCACCGTTTGA
- the LOC100120317 gene encoding serine/threonine-protein kinase SIK3 isoform X2, with protein MASASSTAGNQQQQQFPVNKLIRVGYYELEKTIGKGNFAVVKMATHVVTKSKVAIKIIDKTKLNEENLAKIFREVHIMKRLRHPHIIRLYQVMETEKMIYLVTEYAPGGEIFDHLVRNGRMVEPEARRIFRQIVQAVRYLHQQRVVHRDLKAENLLLDADNNIKLADFGFSNEFKPGVPLSTWCGSPPYAAPEIFEGRQYDGPRADVWSLGVVLYVLVCGVLPFDGPTMQSLRSVVISGKFRIPFFMSAECEWLIRHMLVVEPERRLSISQILSHQWMFGEGSQPTEAESESISLNGDSLVPQQLNQLVIESMLKLPGLDIDTLLQAVQGNAFNHVSAIYNLLCDQLENAVTSVPSIQNVPGGYVPDDAHQLEKFGETEGVEMEERSGLQLPIGTPYHATRRHTVGPGDTAHQPANAAYPCGYPMGYAPLHLLPNLQLNADPQLLPHTNLALNLPLVQNQPPQNFQIKDQHLLKPPSAMGATSSFGRRASDGGANLHVFYQQQHGSNSGEEGSWSQPGSREHLQPPGSPALSPCSPSLSSGTNGGDSSAGSSSSSGSDRRRRSGLTTVMQRPVLNPEVVVEVEKRMNRCYLPSRLLPNHLKGAGGPTMPHHRKTSIYPTSTAGPRDSYKEPSVHVTNAERYSPVRRASEGSGPQGPNIQALQQEYQQLQKLASPLHSPASIPGSPVHERGIAAITQGLSGLSTAPVQGSIVHGTPTQQSATPLDLSPLRHHRSPATTPVSYSPSNSPALDMIQEEHPVDVLRVPPPPQISVTDVLGGQVTLVGCSPSPSPSPDSLEDILPHYSPLPSFIISEPCDPLRPSITRGIGRPLSGTPVPTEVEVTLSDESSRLNSEAILGRVKQIIDARAPPKGFIFSRQEMDGSGLSLEYPGGVQIELRVCESEEKESKGIKMRRISGDQLQYSQLCQQLISCITV; from the exons ATGGCATCCGCGAGCTCGACAGCGGGgaatcagcagcagcagcagttcccCGTTAACAAGCTCATCCGCGTCGGCTACTATGAGCTCGAGAAGACGATCGGCAAGGGCAACTTCGCCGTCGTCAAGATGGCCACCCACGTCGTCACGAAATCCAAG GTGGCcattaaaattattgacaaGACCAAGCTGAATGAGGAGAACCtagcaaaaatatttcggGAAGTGCACATAATGAAGAGACTGAGGCATCCACATATAATTAGACTATATCAAGTGATGGAGACAGAAAAAATGATATACTTAGTGACTGAGTACGCACCTGGTGGTGAAATATTTGATCACTTAGTTAGGAATGGTAGGATGGTAGAGCCAGAGGCAAGAAGAATCTTTCGTCAAATTGTTCAAGCAGTTCGTTACCTTCATCAACAAAGAGTTGTTCATCGAGATCTTAAG GCTGAAAATCTGTTGCTGGATGCAGACAACAATATTAAATTAGCAGATTTTGGATTCAGCAATGAATTTAAGCCAGGTGTACCTTTGAGCACTTGGTGCGGTTCACCACCCTATGCAGCACCAGAAATCTTCGAAGGGAGACAATATGATGGTCCTAGAGCAGATGTTTGG AGCCTGGGAGTTGTACTATATGTATTAGTTTGTGGAGTTTTACCATTTGATGGACCCACTATGCAATCACTCAGATCTGTAGTGATTTCAGGGAAATTTAGGATACCTTTCTTCATGTCTGCAG AGTGCGAGTGGTTGATAAGGCATATGCTGGTGGTAGAGCCGGAACGACGTCTCAGCATCTCACAGATCCTGTCGCATCAGTGGATGTTCGGTGAAGGCAGCCAGCCCACGGAAGCCGAGTCCGAGAGCATCAGTCTCAACGGCGATTCGCTAGTACCGCAACAGCTAAACCAGCTCGTGATCGAGAGCATGCTTAAACTGCCAGGCCTCGACATCGACACGCTGCTGCAAGCTGTCCAGGGCAACGCCTTCAATCACGTCTCGGCAATTTACAATTTGCTCTGCGATCAATTGGAGAACGCGGTGACGAGCGTGCCCAGCATACAGAACGTGCCTGGCGGCTACGTGCCCGACGACGCTCATCAGCTCGAGAAG TTCGGAGAAACGGAAGGCGTCGAAATGGAGGAACGCAGTGGCCTTCAACTACCCATCGGTACGCCTTACCACGCAACGCGTCGGCACACGGTGGGCCCAGGTGATACGGCTCATCAGCCGGCCAATGCAGCCTATCCCTGTGGATACCCGATGGGCTACGCACCACTGCATCTCCTACCAAATCTCCAGTTGAACGCGGATCCGCAACTCCTGCCGCACACGAATCTTGCGCTCAACTTACCTCTGGTGCAAAACCAGCCGCCACAAAATTTCCAAATCAAGGACCAGCATCTGCTCAAGCCACCCTCCGCTATGGGCGCAA CAAGCAGTTTTGGGAGAAGAGCTTCGGATGGTGGAGCGAATTTGCATGTTTTCTATCAGCAACAGCACGGTAGCAATAGTGGAGAAGAGGGCAGCTGGAGTCAGCCTGGTAGCAGAGAACATTTGCAACCT CCTGGAAGTCCTGCACTCTCGCCTTGCTCGCCATCGCTGAGTAGTGGTACGAACGGAGGCGACAGCAGCGCAGGTAGCTCGTCGAGCAGTGGCAGTGACAGACGTCGACGTTCCGGCCTCACAACAGTGATGCAGCGTCCAG TTTTGAACCCTGAGGTGGTCGTGGAGGTGGAAAAAAGGATGAACAGGTGTTACCTGCCGTCGAGGCTGCTGCCGAATCATCTGAAAGGGGCAGGAGGCCCGACAATGCCCCATCACCGGAAAACCTCTATTTACCCCACAAGTACTG CCGGTCCCAGGGATTCGTACAAGGAGCCAAGTGTCCACGTGACTAACGCCGAGCGATACTCGCCGGTACGTCGTGCCTCCGAGGGTTCGGGACCACAGGGTCCGAATATTCAGGCCCTTCAGCAAGAGTACCAGCAGCTTCAAAAACTTGCCTCGCCGCTGCATAGTCCTGCGAGCATTCCTGGATCGCCTGTTCACGAGAGGGGTATTGCCGCTATTACACAAG GTTTGAGTGGATTATCGACGGCGCCAGTACAGGGTAGTATAGTCCACGGTACCCCAACGCAGCAATCTGCCACACCTCTAGATTTGAGTCCGCTAAGGCATCACCGCTCGCCGGCTACCACGCCGGTCAGCTACTCTCCTAGTAATAGTCCTGCCTTAGATATGATTCAAGAGGAGCATCCCGTCGATGTATTAAGG GTACCCCCGCCACCGCAGATTTCGGTGACGGACGTTCTAGGCGGCCAGGTGACGTTGGTAGGCTGCTCTCCATCGCCTTCGCCGTCGCCGGATTCCCTCGAAGATATCTTGCCGCACTACAGTCCTCTTCCATCTTTCATCATCTCCGAGCCTTGTGACCCGTTGAGGCCGAGCATAACTCGAGGAATTGGTCGACCACTCAGCGGTACGCCAGTTCCAACCGAAGTCGAGGTTACGTTGTCCGACGAGTCAAGTCGGCTTAACTCCGAGGCGATTCTTGGTCGGGTCAAACAGATCATCGACGCGCGTGCACCGCCTAAAGGCTTCATCTTTTCACGACAGGAGATGGACGGGAGCGGGTTGAGTCTGGAGTACCCTGGTGGCGTACAGATTGAACTGAGGGTTTGCGAGAGCGAGGAGAAGGAGTCCAAGGGCATCAAGATGCGCAGGATCAGTGGGGACCAACTGCAGTACAGTCAGCTGTGTCAACAGCTCATTTCCTGCATCACCGTTTGA
- the LOC100120317 gene encoding serine/threonine-protein kinase SIK3 isoform X1, giving the protein MASASSTAGNQQQQQFPVNKLIRVGYYELEKTIGKGNFAVVKMATHVVTKSKVAIKIIDKTKLNEENLAKIFREVHIMKRLRHPHIIRLYQVMETEKMIYLVTEYAPGGEIFDHLVRNGRMVEPEARRIFRQIVQAVRYLHQQRVVHRDLKAENLLLDADNNIKLADFGFSNEFKPGVPLSTWCGSPPYAAPEIFEGRQYDGPRADVWSLGVVLYVLVCGVLPFDGPTMQSLRSVVISGKFRIPFFMSAECEWLIRHMLVVEPERRLSISQILSHQWMFGEGSQPTEAESESISLNGDSLVPQQLNQLVIESMLKLPGLDIDTLLQAVQGNAFNHVSAIYNLLCDQLENAVTSVPSIQNVPGGYVPDDAHQLEKFGETEGVEMEERSGLQLPIGTPYHATRRHTVGPGDTAHQPANAAYPCGYPMGYAPLHLLPNLQLNADPQLLPHTNLALNLPLVQNQPPQNFQIKDQHLLKPPSAMGATSSFGRRASDGGANLHVFYQQQHGSNSGEEGSWSQPGSREHLQPPGSPALSPCSPSLSSGTNGGDSSAGSSSSSGSDRRRRSGLTTVMQRPVLNPEVVVEVEKRMNRCYLPSRLLPNHLKGAGGPTMPHHRKTSIYPTSTAGPRDSYKEPSVHVTNAERYSPVRRASEGSGPQGPNIQALQQEYQQLQKLASPLHSPASIPGSPVHERGIAAITQGLSGLSTAPVQGSIVHGTPTQQSATPLDLSPLRHHRSPATTPVSYSPSNSPALDMIQEEHPVDVLRIPLYFTQVPPPPQISVTDVLGGQVTLVGCSPSPSPSPDSLEDILPHYSPLPSFIISEPCDPLRPSITRGIGRPLSGTPVPTEVEVTLSDESSRLNSEAILGRVKQIIDARAPPKGFIFSRQEMDGSGLSLEYPGGVQIELRVCESEEKESKGIKMRRISGDQLQYSQLCQQLISCITV; this is encoded by the exons ATGGCATCCGCGAGCTCGACAGCGGGgaatcagcagcagcagcagttcccCGTTAACAAGCTCATCCGCGTCGGCTACTATGAGCTCGAGAAGACGATCGGCAAGGGCAACTTCGCCGTCGTCAAGATGGCCACCCACGTCGTCACGAAATCCAAG GTGGCcattaaaattattgacaaGACCAAGCTGAATGAGGAGAACCtagcaaaaatatttcggGAAGTGCACATAATGAAGAGACTGAGGCATCCACATATAATTAGACTATATCAAGTGATGGAGACAGAAAAAATGATATACTTAGTGACTGAGTACGCACCTGGTGGTGAAATATTTGATCACTTAGTTAGGAATGGTAGGATGGTAGAGCCAGAGGCAAGAAGAATCTTTCGTCAAATTGTTCAAGCAGTTCGTTACCTTCATCAACAAAGAGTTGTTCATCGAGATCTTAAG GCTGAAAATCTGTTGCTGGATGCAGACAACAATATTAAATTAGCAGATTTTGGATTCAGCAATGAATTTAAGCCAGGTGTACCTTTGAGCACTTGGTGCGGTTCACCACCCTATGCAGCACCAGAAATCTTCGAAGGGAGACAATATGATGGTCCTAGAGCAGATGTTTGG AGCCTGGGAGTTGTACTATATGTATTAGTTTGTGGAGTTTTACCATTTGATGGACCCACTATGCAATCACTCAGATCTGTAGTGATTTCAGGGAAATTTAGGATACCTTTCTTCATGTCTGCAG AGTGCGAGTGGTTGATAAGGCATATGCTGGTGGTAGAGCCGGAACGACGTCTCAGCATCTCACAGATCCTGTCGCATCAGTGGATGTTCGGTGAAGGCAGCCAGCCCACGGAAGCCGAGTCCGAGAGCATCAGTCTCAACGGCGATTCGCTAGTACCGCAACAGCTAAACCAGCTCGTGATCGAGAGCATGCTTAAACTGCCAGGCCTCGACATCGACACGCTGCTGCAAGCTGTCCAGGGCAACGCCTTCAATCACGTCTCGGCAATTTACAATTTGCTCTGCGATCAATTGGAGAACGCGGTGACGAGCGTGCCCAGCATACAGAACGTGCCTGGCGGCTACGTGCCCGACGACGCTCATCAGCTCGAGAAG TTCGGAGAAACGGAAGGCGTCGAAATGGAGGAACGCAGTGGCCTTCAACTACCCATCGGTACGCCTTACCACGCAACGCGTCGGCACACGGTGGGCCCAGGTGATACGGCTCATCAGCCGGCCAATGCAGCCTATCCCTGTGGATACCCGATGGGCTACGCACCACTGCATCTCCTACCAAATCTCCAGTTGAACGCGGATCCGCAACTCCTGCCGCACACGAATCTTGCGCTCAACTTACCTCTGGTGCAAAACCAGCCGCCACAAAATTTCCAAATCAAGGACCAGCATCTGCTCAAGCCACCCTCCGCTATGGGCGCAA CAAGCAGTTTTGGGAGAAGAGCTTCGGATGGTGGAGCGAATTTGCATGTTTTCTATCAGCAACAGCACGGTAGCAATAGTGGAGAAGAGGGCAGCTGGAGTCAGCCTGGTAGCAGAGAACATTTGCAACCT CCTGGAAGTCCTGCACTCTCGCCTTGCTCGCCATCGCTGAGTAGTGGTACGAACGGAGGCGACAGCAGCGCAGGTAGCTCGTCGAGCAGTGGCAGTGACAGACGTCGACGTTCCGGCCTCACAACAGTGATGCAGCGTCCAG TTTTGAACCCTGAGGTGGTCGTGGAGGTGGAAAAAAGGATGAACAGGTGTTACCTGCCGTCGAGGCTGCTGCCGAATCATCTGAAAGGGGCAGGAGGCCCGACAATGCCCCATCACCGGAAAACCTCTATTTACCCCACAAGTACTG CCGGTCCCAGGGATTCGTACAAGGAGCCAAGTGTCCACGTGACTAACGCCGAGCGATACTCGCCGGTACGTCGTGCCTCCGAGGGTTCGGGACCACAGGGTCCGAATATTCAGGCCCTTCAGCAAGAGTACCAGCAGCTTCAAAAACTTGCCTCGCCGCTGCATAGTCCTGCGAGCATTCCTGGATCGCCTGTTCACGAGAGGGGTATTGCCGCTATTACACAAG GTTTGAGTGGATTATCGACGGCGCCAGTACAGGGTAGTATAGTCCACGGTACCCCAACGCAGCAATCTGCCACACCTCTAGATTTGAGTCCGCTAAGGCATCACCGCTCGCCGGCTACCACGCCGGTCAGCTACTCTCCTAGTAATAGTCCTGCCTTAGATATGATTCAAGAGGAGCATCCCGTCGATGTATTAAGG ATCCCTTTATATTTCACTCAGGTACCCCCGCCACCGCAGATTTCGGTGACGGACGTTCTAGGCGGCCAGGTGACGTTGGTAGGCTGCTCTCCATCGCCTTCGCCGTCGCCGGATTCCCTCGAAGATATCTTGCCGCACTACAGTCCTCTTCCATCTTTCATCATCTCCGAGCCTTGTGACCCGTTGAGGCCGAGCATAACTCGAGGAATTGGTCGACCACTCAGCGGTACGCCAGTTCCAACCGAAGTCGAGGTTACGTTGTCCGACGAGTCAAGTCGGCTTAACTCCGAGGCGATTCTTGGTCGGGTCAAACAGATCATCGACGCGCGTGCACCGCCTAAAGGCTTCATCTTTTCACGACAGGAGATGGACGGGAGCGGGTTGAGTCTGGAGTACCCTGGTGGCGTACAGATTGAACTGAGGGTTTGCGAGAGCGAGGAGAAGGAGTCCAAGGGCATCAAGATGCGCAGGATCAGTGGGGACCAACTGCAGTACAGTCAGCTGTGTCAACAGCTCATTTCCTGCATCACCGTTTGA
- the LOC100120317 gene encoding serine/threonine-protein kinase SIK3 isoform X4: MASASSTAGNQQQQQFPVNKLIRVGYYELEKTIGKGNFAVVKMATHVVTKSKVAIKIIDKTKLNEENLAKIFREVHIMKRLRHPHIIRLYQVMETEKMIYLVTEYAPGGEIFDHLVRNGRMVEPEARRIFRQIVQAVRYLHQQRVVHRDLKAENLLLDADNNIKLADFGFSNEFKPGVPLSTWCGSPPYAAPEIFEGRQYDGPRADVWSLGVVLYVLVCGVLPFDGPTMQSLRSVVISGKFRIPFFMSAECEWLIRHMLVVEPERRLSISQILSHQWMFGEGSQPTEAESESISLNGDSLVPQQLNQLVIESMLKLPGLDIDTLLQAVQGNAFNHVSAIYNLLCDQLENAVTSVPSIQNVPGGYVPDDAHQLEKFGETEGVEMEERSGLQLPIGTPYHATRRHTVGPGDTAHQPANAAYPCGYPMGYAPLHLLPNLQLNADPQLLPHTNLALNLPLVQNQPPQNFQIKDQHLLKPPSAMGATSSFGRRASDGGANLHVFYQQQHGSNSGEEGSWSQPGSREHLQPPGSPALSPCSPSLSSGTNGGDSSAGSSSSSGSDRRRRSGLTTVMQRPAGPRDSYKEPSVHVTNAERYSPVRRASEGSGPQGPNIQALQQEYQQLQKLASPLHSPASIPGSPVHERGIAAITQGLSGLSTAPVQGSIVHGTPTQQSATPLDLSPLRHHRSPATTPVSYSPSNSPALDMIQEEHPVDVLRVPPPPQISVTDVLGGQVTLVGCSPSPSPSPDSLEDILPHYSPLPSFIISEPCDPLRPSITRGIGRPLSGTPVPTEVEVTLSDESSRLNSEAILGRVKQIIDARAPPKGFIFSRQEMDGSGLSLEYPGGVQIELRVCESEEKESKGIKMRRISGDQLQYSQLCQQLISCITV; encoded by the exons ATGGCATCCGCGAGCTCGACAGCGGGgaatcagcagcagcagcagttcccCGTTAACAAGCTCATCCGCGTCGGCTACTATGAGCTCGAGAAGACGATCGGCAAGGGCAACTTCGCCGTCGTCAAGATGGCCACCCACGTCGTCACGAAATCCAAG GTGGCcattaaaattattgacaaGACCAAGCTGAATGAGGAGAACCtagcaaaaatatttcggGAAGTGCACATAATGAAGAGACTGAGGCATCCACATATAATTAGACTATATCAAGTGATGGAGACAGAAAAAATGATATACTTAGTGACTGAGTACGCACCTGGTGGTGAAATATTTGATCACTTAGTTAGGAATGGTAGGATGGTAGAGCCAGAGGCAAGAAGAATCTTTCGTCAAATTGTTCAAGCAGTTCGTTACCTTCATCAACAAAGAGTTGTTCATCGAGATCTTAAG GCTGAAAATCTGTTGCTGGATGCAGACAACAATATTAAATTAGCAGATTTTGGATTCAGCAATGAATTTAAGCCAGGTGTACCTTTGAGCACTTGGTGCGGTTCACCACCCTATGCAGCACCAGAAATCTTCGAAGGGAGACAATATGATGGTCCTAGAGCAGATGTTTGG AGCCTGGGAGTTGTACTATATGTATTAGTTTGTGGAGTTTTACCATTTGATGGACCCACTATGCAATCACTCAGATCTGTAGTGATTTCAGGGAAATTTAGGATACCTTTCTTCATGTCTGCAG AGTGCGAGTGGTTGATAAGGCATATGCTGGTGGTAGAGCCGGAACGACGTCTCAGCATCTCACAGATCCTGTCGCATCAGTGGATGTTCGGTGAAGGCAGCCAGCCCACGGAAGCCGAGTCCGAGAGCATCAGTCTCAACGGCGATTCGCTAGTACCGCAACAGCTAAACCAGCTCGTGATCGAGAGCATGCTTAAACTGCCAGGCCTCGACATCGACACGCTGCTGCAAGCTGTCCAGGGCAACGCCTTCAATCACGTCTCGGCAATTTACAATTTGCTCTGCGATCAATTGGAGAACGCGGTGACGAGCGTGCCCAGCATACAGAACGTGCCTGGCGGCTACGTGCCCGACGACGCTCATCAGCTCGAGAAG TTCGGAGAAACGGAAGGCGTCGAAATGGAGGAACGCAGTGGCCTTCAACTACCCATCGGTACGCCTTACCACGCAACGCGTCGGCACACGGTGGGCCCAGGTGATACGGCTCATCAGCCGGCCAATGCAGCCTATCCCTGTGGATACCCGATGGGCTACGCACCACTGCATCTCCTACCAAATCTCCAGTTGAACGCGGATCCGCAACTCCTGCCGCACACGAATCTTGCGCTCAACTTACCTCTGGTGCAAAACCAGCCGCCACAAAATTTCCAAATCAAGGACCAGCATCTGCTCAAGCCACCCTCCGCTATGGGCGCAA CAAGCAGTTTTGGGAGAAGAGCTTCGGATGGTGGAGCGAATTTGCATGTTTTCTATCAGCAACAGCACGGTAGCAATAGTGGAGAAGAGGGCAGCTGGAGTCAGCCTGGTAGCAGAGAACATTTGCAACCT CCTGGAAGTCCTGCACTCTCGCCTTGCTCGCCATCGCTGAGTAGTGGTACGAACGGAGGCGACAGCAGCGCAGGTAGCTCGTCGAGCAGTGGCAGTGACAGACGTCGACGTTCCGGCCTCACAACAGTGATGCAGCGTCCAG CCGGTCCCAGGGATTCGTACAAGGAGCCAAGTGTCCACGTGACTAACGCCGAGCGATACTCGCCGGTACGTCGTGCCTCCGAGGGTTCGGGACCACAGGGTCCGAATATTCAGGCCCTTCAGCAAGAGTACCAGCAGCTTCAAAAACTTGCCTCGCCGCTGCATAGTCCTGCGAGCATTCCTGGATCGCCTGTTCACGAGAGGGGTATTGCCGCTATTACACAAG GTTTGAGTGGATTATCGACGGCGCCAGTACAGGGTAGTATAGTCCACGGTACCCCAACGCAGCAATCTGCCACACCTCTAGATTTGAGTCCGCTAAGGCATCACCGCTCGCCGGCTACCACGCCGGTCAGCTACTCTCCTAGTAATAGTCCTGCCTTAGATATGATTCAAGAGGAGCATCCCGTCGATGTATTAAGG GTACCCCCGCCACCGCAGATTTCGGTGACGGACGTTCTAGGCGGCCAGGTGACGTTGGTAGGCTGCTCTCCATCGCCTTCGCCGTCGCCGGATTCCCTCGAAGATATCTTGCCGCACTACAGTCCTCTTCCATCTTTCATCATCTCCGAGCCTTGTGACCCGTTGAGGCCGAGCATAACTCGAGGAATTGGTCGACCACTCAGCGGTACGCCAGTTCCAACCGAAGTCGAGGTTACGTTGTCCGACGAGTCAAGTCGGCTTAACTCCGAGGCGATTCTTGGTCGGGTCAAACAGATCATCGACGCGCGTGCACCGCCTAAAGGCTTCATCTTTTCACGACAGGAGATGGACGGGAGCGGGTTGAGTCTGGAGTACCCTGGTGGCGTACAGATTGAACTGAGGGTTTGCGAGAGCGAGGAGAAGGAGTCCAAGGGCATCAAGATGCGCAGGATCAGTGGGGACCAACTGCAGTACAGTCAGCTGTGTCAACAGCTCATTTCCTGCATCACCGTTTGA